The Daucus carota subsp. sativus chromosome 7, DH1 v3.0, whole genome shotgun sequence genome window below encodes:
- the LOC108194970 gene encoding patatin-like protein 2, producing the protein MQKPNIFLHISLLVLLITHGCIGQSFSTASPPQKGRMVTVLSIDGGGIRGIIPGTILAFLESKLQELDGPSARIADYFDVISGTSTGGLVTTMLTAPNKENRPLFAAKDIYKFYKENGPKIFSEDRLKGFLEKIRRLFVSFTGPKYTGEQLGSIVKELLGDMTLNQTLTDVIIPTFDIKRLYPLIFCSDKARANTSWNAYLYDVCLGTSAAPTYFPAHYFETKHEDGRTRTFDLIDGGIAANNPTQVAITHITNEILNGNFKIVDDMTPMNTTRMLVISLGTGAAKYEAKYDARKASRWGILNWIFDNGNTPILDSYGAASQDMVDIHVSSLFQALQAEQNYLRIQEDGLTGDESSVDVATVRNMERLSAIGNELLQKPVSRVNLETGMFEAVAGEGTNSDALSGFAKMLSDERKFRLGT; encoded by the exons ATGCAGAAGCCTAACATCTTTCTCCACATATCCCTACTAGTACTCTTAATAACACATGGATGTATAGGGCAAAGCTTTTCCACAGCATCACCTCCGCAGAAAGGAAGGATGGTGACGGTCTTAAGCATTGATGGCGGCGGCATTAGAGGCATCATCCCTGGCACCATCCTTGCCTTTCTTGAGTCCAAGCTTCAG GAACTTGACGGACCAAGTGCAAGAATCGCAGATTACTTTGATGTAATATCTGGAACAAGCACAGGCGGGCTGGTAACGACGATGCTAACCGCTCCTAATAAAGAAAACCGCCCTCTTTTTGCTGCGAAAGACATCTATAAGTTTTACAAGGAGAACGGACCCAAGATATTTTCGGAGGACAG ATTAAAGGGCTTTCTGGAGAAGATAAGAAGATTATTTGTTTCTTTTACAGGACCCAAGTACACTGGTGAACAACTTGGATCGATAGTGAAAGAGTTATTAGGTGACATGACATTGAACCAGACTCTCACAGATGTTATCATACCAACGTTTGATATCAAACGCCTTTATCCATTAATTTTTTGTTCCGATAAG GCAAGAGCAAATACCTCGTGGAATGCATATTTATACGACGTATGCCTAGGCACATCGGCAGCTCCCACTTACTTCCCAGCACACTACTTCGAAACCAAGCATGAAGATGGAAGGACACGCACTTTTGATCTCATAGATGGCGGTATTGCTGCAAACAATCCG ACTCAAGTGGCTATAACACACATCACGAATGAAATTTTAAACGGGAACTTCAAGATTGTTGATGATATGACACCAATGAACACTACAAGGATGTTGGTTATCTCACTTGGCACCGGTGCAGCCAAATATGAGGCCAAGTACGATGCAAGAAAGGCCTCGAGATGGGGTATACTAAATTGGATTTTTGACAATGGTAACACCCCCATCCTTGATTCTTATGGTGCTGCAAGTCAGGATATGGTTGACATTCACGTGTCTTCGCTGTTTCAAGCCCTCCAAGCTGAGCAGAATTATCTTCGTATCCAAGAAGATGGCTTGACTGGTGATGAATCTTCAGTAGATGTTGCGACTGTTAGGAACATGGAGAGACTTTCAGCAATTGGGAATGAGCTGCTACAGAAACCGGTGTCAAGAGTGAATTTGGAAACCGGCATGTTTGAAGCAGTGGCAGGAGAGGGTACCAATTCTGATGCATTATCTGGTTTTGCTAAGATGCTTTCAGATGAAAGGAAATTTAGGTTGGGGACTTGA
- the LOC108193509 gene encoding patatin-like protein 2, which produces MQKSTSIFLISLLLLFTTHGCLGITAPSPSPVAAPTKAKIVTVLSIDGGGIRGIIPGRILAFLESKLQELDGPSARIADYFDVISGTSTGGLVTAMLTAPNKENRPIIPAKDIYTFYSEHGPKIFPKNNNPGFLKAVRNLIVSAKGPKYDGKYLRSIVKEILGDTTMNQTLTDVIIPTFDIKRLQPIIFSTDDARKDTSKNAYLSDVCIATSAAPTYLPAHFFETKYEDGRNRSYDLIDGGIAANNPTQAAITHIANEILKGNFQFVDSKPMDSTNMLVLSLGTGTAKHEEKYNATMASDWGLVSWVYDKGNTPLIDSYGAAGGDMVDIQVSSGFKSLRAEKNYLRIQNDNLTGDASSVDIATTKNMETLAAIGDELLKKPVSRVNLDTGFFEPVVGEGTNADALTRFAKLLSDERKIRLHN; this is translated from the exons ATGCAGAAAAGTACAAGCATCTTTCTCATTTCATTACTGCTACTCTTCACAACACATGGATGTTTAGGCATAACTGCACCGTCACCTTCGCCCGTAGCTGCTCCGACTAAAGCGAAGATCGTGACGGTGCTCAGCATCGACGGTGGTGGCATTAGAGGAATCATCCCTGGCCGAATCCTCGCTTTTCTTGAATCTAAACTTCAG GAACTTGATGGTCCAAGTGCAAGAATTGCGGATTACTTCGATGTAATATCAGGAACAAGCACCGGTGGCCTGGTGACAGCCATGCTCACGGCTCCTAACAAAGAAAACCGCCCCATCATTCCTGCTAAAGACATTTACACGTTTTACAGTGAGCACGGACCCAAGATTTTCCCGAAAAACAA TAACCCAGGCTTCTTAAAGGCCGTGAGAAATTTGATTGTGTCCGCGAAAGGGCCTAAGTATGATGGTAAATACCTGCGATCCATAGTAAAAGAGATACTAGGGGACACTACGATGAACCAGACTCTTACAGATGTTATTATCCCAACCTTTGACATCAAACGCCTCCAGCCCATAATCTTTTCTACTGATGAT GCCAGAAAAGATACTTCCAAGAATGCATACTTATCAGATGTTTGCATAGCTACATCTGCAGCTCCCACCTATTTACCTGCACATTTCTTTGAGACCAAGTATGAAGATGGACGGAATCGAAGTTATGATCTCATTGATGGTGGTATTGCAGCAAACAATCCG ACTCAAGCGGCTATAACACACATTGCCAATGAAATATTGAAGGGAAACtttcagtttgttgattcgaAACCAATGGACAGTACAAATATGTTAGTACTGTCACTTGGCACGGGCACAGCTAAGCATGAAGAGAAGTATAATGCAACAATGGCCTCGGACTGGGGTTTAGTCAGTTGGGTATATGACAAAGGTAACACCCCACTGATTGATTCTTATGGCGCTGCAGGTGGAGATATGGTTGACATTCAGGTCTCATCTGGTTTTAAATCCCTCCGTGCTGAGAAGAACTATCTTCGTATTCAAAATGATAACTTGACTGGAGATGCCTCTTCGGTTGATATTGCAACCACCAAGAACATGGAGACTCTCGCTGCAATTGGAGACGAGCTGCTAAAGAAACCAGTGTCAAGGGTTAATCTGGATACGGGCTTCTTTGAGCCTGTGGTTGGTGAGGGTACTAATGCTGATGCTCTGACTCGTTTTGCTAAGTTGCTTTCAGATGAAAGGAAGATCAGGCTGCATAATTAG
- the LOC108193510 gene encoding senescence-specific cysteine protease SAG39-like — protein MALTIKLQCTVLALLFTFGVLASLAAARSLNEASMTETHDQWMTRYGRVYKTADEKNRRSTIFQENLKYIQTFNKANNKPYKLGVNEFADLTNEEFTTSRNKFKSHVCATSTINVFRYENVTAVPATMDWRKKGAVTPIKDQGQCGCCWAFSAVAAMEGITQLKTGKLISLSEQELVDCDTNGEDQGCEGGLMDNAFDFIQQNHGLSTETNYPYSGTDGTCNANKEANHAATITGHEDVPANSESALLKAVANQPISVAIDASGSDFQFYSSGVFTGECGTELDHGVTAVGYGTAADGTKYWLVKNSWGTSWGEEGYIQMQRGVAAAEGLCGIAMQASYPTA, from the exons ATGGCTTTAACCATCAAGCTCCAGTGCACTGTCCTGGCTCTGCTCTTCACCTTCGGAGTCTTAGCATCTCTCGCTGCAGCTCGTTCTTTGAATGAGGCATCAATGACCGAGACACATGACCAGTGGATGACACGTTATGGACGTGTGTACAAAACTGCTGACGAGAAAAACAGGCGTTCTACCATCTTCCAAGAGAACCTCAAATACATCCAGACATTTAATAAAGCCAATAACAAGCCGTACAAACTAGGCGTCAATGAATTCGCAGATCTTACCAATGAGGAGTTTACAACTTCAAGAAACAAATTCAAGAGCCATGTCTGCGCCACATCTACAATTAATGTATTCCGATATGAAAATGTTACTGCAGTACCAGCTACCATGGACTGGAGAAAGAAAGGCGCTGTTACACCTATCAAGGACCAGGGCCAGTGTG GGTGCTGCTGGGCGTTTTCAGCTGTGGCAGCTATGGAAGGTATTACTCAGCTTAAAACTGGTAAGCTGATCTCTCTATCGGAGCAAGAACTGGTTGATTGTGATACTAACGGCGAAGATCAAGGCTGTGAGGGCGGTCTTATGGACAATGCATTTGATTTCATCCAACAAAACCACGGCCTGTCAACTGAAACAAACTACCCATACAGTGGAACTGATGGAACATGCAATGCCAACAAAGAAGCAAACCACGCAGCCACGATAACTGGGCACGAGGACGTGCCTGCTAACAGTGAGAGTGCTCTGCTAAAAGCTGTTGCAAATCAACCAATCTCCGTGGCCATTGATGCCAGTGGTTCAGATTTTCAATTCTACTCAAGTGGTGTCTTTACAGGAGAATGTGGCACTGAGTTAGACCATGGAGTCACTGCTGTAGGCTACGGCACCGCGGCTGATGGGACCAAGTACTGGCTAGTGAAGAATTCATGGGGCACAAGTTGGGGGGAGGAAGGTTACATCCAAATGCAAAGAGGCGTAGCCGCTGCGGAAGGCCTATGTGGTATTGCAATGCAGGCTTCCTATCCCACGGCCTGA